A section of the Chiloscyllium plagiosum isolate BGI_BamShark_2017 chromosome 4, ASM401019v2, whole genome shotgun sequence genome encodes:
- the LOC122549153 gene encoding 14-3-3 protein beta/alpha-1, which translates to MDKNELVQKAKLAEQAERYDDMAASMKAVTEQGLELSNEERNLLSVAYKNVVGARRSSWRVISSIEQKTESNEKKQQMAREYREKIEAELRDICNDVLALLDKYLITNASSPESKVFYLKMKGDYYRYLAEVASGDDKKATVEHSQQAYQEAFEISKKEMQPTHPIRLGLALNFSVFYYEILNSPEQACSLAKSAFDEAIAELDTLNEDSYKDSTLIMQLLRDNLTLWTSDNQGEEADAGEGEN; encoded by the exons ATGGACAAGAACGAGCTGGTGCAGAAAGCCAAGTTGGCCGAGCAGGCCGAGCGCTACGACGACATGGCGGCCTCGATGAAAGCGGTCACCGAGCAGGGCCTGGAGCTCTCCAACGAGGAGCGCAACCTGCTGTCGGTCGCGTACAAGAACGTGGTCGGGGCCCGGCGCTCCTCTTGGCGGGTCATCTCCAGCATCGAGCAGAAGACCGAGAGCAACGAGAAAAAGCAGCAGATGGCCCGGGAATACCGGGAGAAAATCGAGGCCGAGCTGCGGGACATCTGCAATGATGTACTG GCTCTTCTTGATAAATACTTGATTACCAATGCTTCTTCTCCAGAGAGTAAAGTTTTCTACTTGAAAATGAAGGGAGATTACTACCGTTACTTAGCTGAAGTGGCTTCTGGGGATGACAAGAAAG CCACTGTGGAACATTCGCAACAGGCCTACCAAGAAGCATTTGAAATCAGTAAAAAAGAGATGCAACCAACACACCCTATCCGCCTGGGATTGGCCCTTAACTTCTCGGTGTTTTATTATGAAATTCTTAACTCTCCAGAACAAGCTTGCTCTCTTGCAAAGTCt gcatttgatgaagcaaTTGCAGAGCTTGATACACTGAATGAAGATTCCTACAAAGACAGCACATTAATAATGCAGTTATTGCGAGATAACTTGACA ttgtGGACATCAGACAACCAGGGGGAAGAGGCTGACGCTGGTGAAGGAGAGAACTAA